The genomic window ttttctttctttttaaaatatcattaatttttcCTCTGATCTAATCTACACtctgttatttttaattttttttttattgatttttttagtgATTGAAAGAAATAATGGCTTTTGTGGTTTATATTTTCTATagcttttttaatttattagagaaaaaaactatatatataatctatGGCCTGAAGTCGAATGTGTATATCTTTGGAAAAATTATTGTTCAACATCAAAATTTGATGTGAAATATGAATAGTATTATGGTGGGTCACTTTTATAAGTAGTCTAGTGTCTATGGACTATTATTACTCATGAGaaattttagtttattgatAATACTTCTTAAAcgtaaaaaattaatgttttacCGATTGTTAGTTGGTCCAGTGATAATTCACACTGAATTTAATAAGAAGGATCACATTATGATTTTCAGCAACTGCGATTAAAAGGGgactgaaactacttgatgttAAAACTAATCTCTAGATCATATTAGACTGTCTAGGAAACCGAATGCTgtagtgaaaacaaaaaaaaaatcattataaatcattatatcaatcataaaaataaaaaaaacttgtgaATATGAtgcatattaaaattttcatgcGAGGCATGtgtacttttaattttatatctATTTTAGAAACGTGTATAATTCaataagataaaaatataaaatagaagtCAATGAGTAGATGACACATACAATTTCTATATTTGATGTTGAACTTGAACGCGCAAATTATACATATGGCACCAGACAGCAACCATGGCTGCATGAATATTGAAGTGCAAATAGCCTCTATTTAAATTCcaatattgtattatatatagtactactttattttattagcaaaaatattattaaaacatcaattttttttaataattatacaaCAACTCtacactttttgtttttattttaatatttttgatatGTTTTGAGTTCCATATTGTAAGTAGTATATAAAGAAACAGTTCTATACGGTATGGTatttttatcaaagaaaaatgtTCCAATAACACATCTGATTTTATTAGATGAGAGGTATCATGGCGGCTTTCATCGTATCGATACTCATTCAATGACAGTCTTTTTTTCGATGAAATACCTTAATTTAATACGGTCTATAGGTAGAGTTTTTCGTGGtcaatttttaatgaaaacATCAATTATTAAAACTTAGGATGCATTTGATCCGTTAAAGAGtaaatactggacagaacaatacaagacagaacatcacaacacatgacagaatAACACAGaacacatttttatgattttgaacaattttttgttttatatgatatttggtgaacaaaatgatattttggtattttagacaagttGTACTTGGGACAAAAAGTTAtgctgtggtttagtgagagacaaaaaaattctgtttttgtgCTGTTCCATGCCTCTAAATTTGTCCAGTccctgaaacagttttacaatcaaacacagtacaactagaGTTGTCCTCTCCAGTTCCTTATTTTTTAGTAGATTAAACGTATCATTAAACACATGAGAATAGGTCAACCTaaaatattaattcaataaatagaAAAATCTTATGACTTAGTACGACACTGAATACATTTATTTAATCATGTTTTCTCATGTTGTACAAGTGACAAGTCATatcattaaaatttattctaaacatttagtaattttttaaagACTAAAATTACACCGGACGATTCATTGTCGGGAGAGAAGATCTAATGTCTAAGCAGGTAGCAATATGaccttaaataaaaaatgtttaaggcacacacaaataaaaaataaaaaaattagttttataatttaatcctattttttcatttatttgtgTGTATTTGCatcaaatcatttttatttggaGTTGTAAATATGGACTTAATTGAAAACTAAATGTAAGCTCGTttgttataacttattttaagaaaaaattaatttttttataaaaataatcacttttatttgttttgcatctgtttgttatgcatttttaaaataatcaaaagctaaaaataatcagaaaacagtTAAAAATTagaagctactaagagtagcttataaaataataaattttttttagaggagagagaaaaaaatgttaaaataaaaaagttatttttaattaaaaaaaaatcacttttataagttgtatccaaataaactaaagattattttattttaaaaaatttatttttattataataaacaaacacaaagtaaattcaacttttctaaaaatctctaaaaactaatctttaaattattttacatcaaatcACCATTTTTTTAATCCGTAACAAACACCGTTATACCAATTGGGATTCAATTTGATCACTTTTTTCTTCACAAGAGGAACTATGAATATGATTCGTGCACCAATCTGTTTAAACTGTAGTAATTATGTTCAATCTGTTTACCGTAAATCATAGATTACACTACACGAGTTAAATTTATGTCATATCCAACGGTTCTAATTAAACAATTAATAATTCAGATTTTGACAATTTTATACGGTATAAAATTTCATTTCTAATCAAACGGTTTAAATCAATTATTACATTGATGCAGTAACGGTGTTATACCTAATCCCCTCTAATAGTAGATATACTTAAAGGAAAAAGATGTAATTGATTTTCAAATATTATACATCTTAAAAAAGTCAAAAGCCTATTTAATTTGTCATATATCTAGTTGTTGATAAATTAATGCGATAGACATAAATTATAAATGGAAGTTTAAGTTCCCTCCATTTATTATTCCTCAATTTGTTATTCATTTAAAGAGATAAATGCAAGTGAAGATCGATGAAACTCATTAAAAGTAGGTCCAATAATTCGTGAACCTCACTATTTTCACTTGAATCTATCTTTCTAGATGAACAACAAATAAAGGAATAATAAATAGAGAAGCTAAAAACTCACTATTCTTTGAAGTTCTTATAAGTAGTAGCTTAAGATTTGACTAAAATGTAGAATCTCTTTATTTTAAATGATGCAGGTTAAATGGGAGGGAGATGCAGGATCAATAAATATCAATGGCACACAATTTTTTCTACATCAAGCCCACTGGCACTCACCTTCTGAACACACCATCAATGGCAGGAGGTTTGTCTTGCTTTAACTttgactctctctctctctctctctctctctctctctctctctctctatatatatatatatatatatatatatatatatttgttagtGACTATAAATTCCACCATTAAAATGGATAAACTGGTTATCAAGGTTCGAACTCTAaccccacatatatatatataatacaatattctTGTTAACTAAGCTAAGTTCACGAAACAACTTTAACTATATTTAActttaggagaatgttaacttgtgcccttaagggcacatgttaagaagataaatgtggaaaacatttattgaacttgtggtgtattcaattttctaaacattaaatgttttctacCATTAAAtgctctatttctatttttaagtagcttaacatgtgcccttaggggacaagttaacataacccttaactttataagaaaaatttactCCTGAGATTTTATTTACGAGTTTGAATGTGAGGGGATAATTACGGAAGAAGTTTGCAGGTTTTATACTTCATAAAAGTGCAAAAATAAACGGTAAGAGAATGACTTTGTATTGTATGTACATATTGTATGTACGTACACTCATTCGACCAAAAATTTGCAGTCAAGTTATTAAACTCAGCAAATTTTATGTAAGcagaaatttaaaaattaaaattttcaattttttttttgggctgAAATATTAGGTATGACCTGGAGGTACATTTGGTTCATGAAAGTGCAAAAATAAACGGTAAGAGCAAGATAGCTGTTATTGGACTTTTCTATAAGATTGGTCGACCAGATCGTGTTCTCACCAAGGTAACATTATTTTTCCTTTGATAATTATGGATGAATAATTTGGACATTCATTcaccaactcattaattaactaattaggCCATttatacacaaaaaataaattaacaaggatatttaatttatttgaataattATGTACTTGCAACGGTTTCAGTTGTCAAAATACATAAAAAGCATGGTGGATACTGAAGCAGATAGGAGCATTGGGGTATTTGATCCCTCAGAAATCAAGCTGGGTGGGAAGAAGTATTATAGATACATGGGTTCCCTCACTGTCCCTCCTTGCACTGAAGGTGTCTTTTGGACTATTAATAAGAAGGTACTACTATTTATTATAATCtagcattttctttttcaaggAAACTCACACAGACGGAAGATTCGGAGTTCAAATCTAAAACATCtagcatgattttaaattgcggtccgcgTCTGTAATTGCGGTTGCAGTATTGTTGATGAGGTAGTTTTCATAACCGCATAGCACCACAATTGCAGAGTAATTTTCATTCACGTGTACGACTGCATCATAACCGCATCAAATGATTTCAACTATGTTTGTTCAAGTTTTCTcacaaacaattttaaatttacaaaCCTCAAATTCTAATTTGcgtcaaatctaatgaaaaatcttactacTATTTAGAGAACGTGTTTGTCAGTGATATTAATTAGCACTAATATTTTTGCTATCTTACGGTTCATTTTATTACTCAATTTCAAAAGTGGAATGATGTGAgacaaaataattgatttttgttgaatatataaaattggTTAATGTACGAAAAAAAACCAGTTTATATTGTCGCATAAGCCATTAGGTTTGATTTAGTAGTGAAAGATTTGAATAGTATGTTAGAGGTTGTAGATTCAATTTCCAACTccattgtaaattaaaaaaaaaaattaattaaaatcattGATATTTTTTCATCGACTGAATCTTTAAACTTGAATAATCTTTAGATAAGAAGTGTGTCTAGAGCACAAGTGGAGCTATTAAGGGAGGCTGTCCATGATGTAAGTATTCTCATTTGTTCTTGCAATAATATATGCACTATTGAAAtgaacataatatatatatatatatatatatatatatatatatatatatatatatatatatatatatatattaaatttcacatttgaaaagaaaaactgGAAATCAAATTCATTCAGTCAACACCTTTAAACCAACTTGAACCATCTATAATTATTACTTATTTGTGGAACTCTCTATTGCAGCATGCAGAGAAGAATGCCAGACCTATACAACTCCTGAATAGAAGAAAGATACAACTCTATCGCCCAAAATGGAAGAAATGAAATTAACCACATATTAACTTTGTAAAACAAAGCAATATATAcagtttataatttttctagcattttgttttataagataaccttttttcaattcattttgtataataatgttatttttatatataaactagAATATGTCAATATCTTTTATATTCAGCAGCGTCTTTGATA from Trifolium pratense cultivar HEN17-A07 linkage group LG1, ARS_RC_1.1, whole genome shotgun sequence includes these protein-coding regions:
- the LOC123921247 gene encoding alpha carbonic anhydrase 7-like isoform X1, whose product is MKHHKTLSKFLPNLIILVTFLLLSTTRTIAQEVEDESEFDYIKGSEKGPAHWGELKKEWATCKNGRLQSPIDLSSHRVKVVPKLGELKKYYKPQNATIKNRGHDIQVKWEGDAGSININGTQFFLHQAHWHSPSEHTINGRRYDLEVHLVHESAKINGKSKIAVIGLFYKIGRPDRVLTKLSKYIKSMVDTEADRSIGVFDPSEIKLGGKKYYRYMGSLTVPPCTEGVFWTINKKIRSVSRAQVELLREAVHDHAEKNARPIQLLNRRKIQLYRPKWKK
- the LOC123921247 gene encoding alpha carbonic anhydrase 7-like isoform X2, coding for MKHHKTLSKFLPNLIILVTFLLLSTTRTIAQEVEDESEFDYIKGSEKGPAHWGELKKEWATCKNGRLQSPIDLSSHRVKVVPKLGELKKYYKPQNATIKNRGHDIQVKWEGDAGSININGTQFFLHQAHWHSPSEHTINGRRYDLEVHLVHESAKINGKSKIAVIGLFYKIGRPDRVLTKLSKYIKSMVDTEADRSIGVFDPSEIKLGGKKYYRYMGSLTVPPCTEGVFWTINKKIRSVSRAQVELLREAVHDVSILICSCNNICTIEMNIIYIKFHI
- the LOC123921247 gene encoding alpha carbonic anhydrase 7-like isoform X3; amino-acid sequence: MKHHKTLSKFLPNLIILVTFLLLSTTRTIAQEVEDESEFDYIKGSEKGPAHWGELKKEWATCKNGRLQSPIDLSSHRVKVVPKLGELKKYYKPQNATIKNRGHDIQVKWEGDAGSININGTQFFLHQAHWHSPSEHTINGRRYDLEVHLVHESAKINGKSKIAVIGLFYKIGRPDRVLTKLSKYIKSMVDTEADRSIGVFDPSEIKLGGKKYYRYMGSLTVPPCTEGVFWTINKKIRSVSRAQVELLREAVHDVSILICSCNNICTIEMNIIYIKFHI